The following coding sequences lie in one Haematobia irritans isolate KBUSLIRL chromosome 3, ASM5000362v1, whole genome shotgun sequence genomic window:
- the VhaM9.7-a gene encoding vacuolar H[+] ATPase M9.7 subunit a: MGASFFPILFFTAVWAGVGIGLPMMTPKGPNQNLIRCTLMLTGATCWLFWLCCYMAQMNPLIGPKLNQHAIFMIAREWGNTLKEG, encoded by the coding sequence ATGGGCGCCTCATTTTTCCCAATACTTTTCTTTACTGCTGTCTGGGCCGGAGTGGGTATCGGTTTACCAatgatgacaccaaaaggacctAATCAAAATCTCATTCGTTGTACTCTGATGCTGACTGGTGCTACGTGTTGGTTGTTCTGGTTATGCTGCTATATGGCCCAGATGAACCCTTTAATTGGTCCAAAATTGAACCAAcatgcaattttcatgattgcAAGAGAGTGGGGCAATACATTAAAAGAAGGCTAA